One genomic segment of Hypomesus transpacificus isolate Combined female chromosome 5, fHypTra1, whole genome shotgun sequence includes these proteins:
- the cldn29 gene encoding claudin 29: protein MASLGLQILGVALAVLGWIGNILICILPMWKVSAFIGNNIVVAQTIWEGLWMTCVVQSTGQMQCKVYDSLLALPPDLQASRAMVVIAILVSLFGVLLSVVGGKCTTCIGDQVAKARVVISAGVFFIVSGSLCLVTVCLPANAIIKDFYNPMIPDVQRRELGASLYIGWGASAMLLIGGALLCCQCPSKGDRYGAKYTAPKSTASGKEFV from the coding sequence ATGGCATCTTTAGGGCTGCAGATTCTGGGAGTCGCACTTGCAGTTCTCGGCTGGATTGGAAACATCCTTATTTGCATCCTACCCATGTGGAAAGTATCAGCGTTCATCGGCAACAATATAGTGGTGGCGCAGACCATCTGGGAAGGACTCTGGATGACGTGCGTAGTGCAGAGCACGGGGCAGATGCAGTGTAAAGTCTATGACTCTCTCCTAGCTTTGCCTCCGGACCTACAGGCTTCCCGGGCCATGGTGGTCATTGCTATTCTGGTCTCTCTGTTCGGCGTGCTACTGTCGGTTGTCGGGGGTAAATGCACCACCTGCATTGGGGATCAAGTCGCCAAGGCCCGGGTCGTTATCTCCGCGGGTGTTTTCTTCATCGTGAGTGGGTCATTGTGCCTAGTCACGGTGTGCCTGCCTGCCAATGCTATCATAAAGGACTTCTACAACCCCATGATCCCAGACGTGCAAAGGAGAGAGCTCGGTGCGTCCCTGTATATAGGATGGGGTGCATCCGCAATGCTGCTTATCGGAGGCGCGCTTCTGTGCTGTCAATGCCCATCGAAGGGGGACCGTTATGGAGCAAAGTACACTGCACCGAAGTCCACTGCGTCAGGGAAAGAATTTGTGTGA
- the LOC124467846 gene encoding claudin-4-like has translation MVSAGMQMLGTALGLIGWIGAIVVCAMPMWRVSAFIGSNIVTSQTIWEGIWMNCVVQSTGQMQCKIYDSMLALSSDLQAARALTILSIVVGIMGILLSVAGGKCTNCVEDEASKAKVGVASGVTFIVAGVLCLIPVCWTANTVIQDFYNPLLVSSQKRELGAALYIGWGAAALMLIGGGLLCCNCPPKEDKSYNARYKAAPRAGPRSESSAPASGKDYV, from the coding sequence ATGGTGTCCGCTGGGATGCAGATGCTGGGTACAGCCCTGGGGCTCATAGGCTGGATTGGAGCCATAGTAGTGTGCGCCATGCCCATGTGGCGAGTCTCAGCCTTCATCGGCAGCAACATTGTCACCTCGCAGACCATCTGGGAAGGTATCTGGATGAACTGTGTGGTGCAGAGCACAGGCCAGATGCAGTGCAAAATCTACGACTCCATGCTGGCCCTCAGCTCTGACCTCCAGGCGGCGAGAGCCCTGACCATCCTCTCCATCGTGGTGGGCATCATGGGCATCCTGCTGTCCGTGGCCGGAGGGAAGTGCACCAACTGCGTTGAGGACGAGGCGTCCAAGGCTAAAGTGGGCGTGGCCTCCGGGGTGACGTTCATTGTGGCCGGGGTGCTCTGTCTGATCCCCGTCTGCTGGACAGCCAACACCGTCATCCAGGACTTCTACAACCCGCTCCTGGTCAGCTCCCAGAAGAGAGAGCTCGGGGCCGCGCTCTACATTGGGTGGGGGGCCGCCGCGCTCATGCTCATCGGAGGGGGCCTGCTGTGCTGCAACTGCCCTCCCAAAGAGGATAAGTCCTACAACGCCAGATATAAGGCGGCTCCCAGGGCAGGACCCAGGTCTGAGAGCTCAGCACCTGCATCTGGAAAGGACTATGTGTGA
- the LOC124468178 gene encoding claudin-like protein ZF-A89: protein MANAGFQLLGIALAIIGWIGDIIICALPMWKVTAFIGNNIVTAQVFWEGLWMNCVQQSTGQMQCKVYDSMLALPQDLQAARALVVISILVAFMGIFLAMAGGKCTNCIEDEDAKAKIAIAAGVVFIVAGVLVLIPVSWSANTVIRDFYNPMMIDAQRRDQTTMANAGFQLLGIALAIIGWIGDIIICALPMWKVTAFIGNNIVTAQVFWEGLWMNCVQQSTGQMQCKVYDSMLALPQDLQAARALVVISILVAFMGIFLTMAGGKCTNCIEDEDAKAKIAITAGVVFIVAGVLVLIPLSWSANTVIRDFYNPMMIDAQRRELGASLFIGWGSAGLLLIGGALLCCQCPKKEEGRYTAKYSAPRSAANGGAYV from the exons ATGGCCAACGCTGGGTTCCAACTCTTGGGCATCGCCCTGGCAATTATCGGTTGGATAGGAGACATTATTATCTGCGCGCTACCCATGTGGAAAGTAACAGCCTTCATTGGGAACAACATTGTGACCGCACAGGTCTTCTGGGAGGGTCTATGGATGAACTGTGTCCAGCAGAGCACAGGCCAGATGCAGTGTAAGGTCTACGATTCAATGCTGGCCTTGCCCCAGGACCTGCAGGCAGCTAGAGCGTTGGTCGTTATCTCCATTCTGGTGGCCTTCATGGGGATCTTCCTCGCCATGGCTGGCGGGAAGTGCACCAACTGCATCGAAGATGAGGATGCAAAAGCAAAAATTGCCATTGCTGCAGGAGTCGTCTTCATCGTCGCAGGAGTACTGGTCTTAATCCCTGTGTCCTGGTCCGCCAACACCGTCATCAGGGATTTTTACAACCCCATGATGATTGACGCCcagaggaggga TCAAACTACAATGGCCAACGCTGGGTTCCAACTCTTGGGCATCGCCCTGGCAATTATCGGTTGGATAGGAGACATTATTATCTGCGCGCTACCCATGTGGAAAGTAACAGCCTTCATTGGGAACAACATTGTGACCGCACAGGTCTTCTGGGAGGGTCTATGGATGAACTGTGTCCAGCAGAGCACAGGCCAGATGCAGTGTAAGGTCTACGACTCAATGCTGGCCTTGCCCCAGGACCTGCAGGCAGCTAGAGCGTTGGTCGTTATCTCCATTCTGGTGGCCTTCATGGGGATCTTCCTCACCATGGCTGGCGGGAAGTGCACCAACTGCATCGAAGATGAGGATGCAAAAGCAAAAATTGCCATTACTGCAGGAGTCGTCTTCATCGTCGCAGGAGTACTGGTCTTAATCCCTTTGTCCTGGTCCGCCAACACCGTCATCAGGGATTTTTACAACCCCATGATGATTGACGCCcagaggagggagctgggggcATCACTGTTCATCGGCTGGGGCTCAGCTGGTCTCCTGCTAATCGGTGGCGCTCTGCTCTGCTGCCAGTGTCCTAAGAAAGAGGAGGGACGATACACCGCCAAATATTCAGCACCGCGATCTGCAGCCAACGGAGGCGCCTACGTTTAA
- the LOC124467847 gene encoding claudin-4, producing the protein MASQGLQIMGVLLALVGWLGTIITCAMPMWRVTAFVGANIVTAQVIWEGLWMNCVVQSTGQMQCKIYDSMLALPQDLQAARAMVIISVMVGVFGVLMAIAGGKCTNCIEDESTKAKACIVSGVIFIIGAFLIIIPVSWSAHAVIRDFYNPLLIEAQRRELGAALYIGWGSAELLLLGGGLLCQTCPPKENQTYGGTKFAPVRAASFPMNYV; encoded by the coding sequence ATGGCATCCCAGGGCCTTCAGATCATGGGTGTCCTTCTAGCCTTGGTCGGCTGGCTGGGCACCATCATCACCTGCGCCATGCCAATGTGGAGAGTCACTGCCTTCGTAGGAGCCAACATAGTCACCGCCCAGGTGATCTGGGAAGGTCTGTGGATGAACTGTGTGGTCCAGAGCACAGGCCAGATGCAGTGTAAGATATACGACTCCATGTTGGCCCTGCCTCAGGACCTTCAGGCAGCCAGAGCCATGGTTATCATCTCAGTGATGGTTGGAGTGTTTGGAGTCTTGATGGCTATCGCCGGAGGGAAGTGCACCAATTGTATAGAGGACGAGAGCACCAAAGCCAAAGCCTGTATTGTCTCCGGGGTCATCTTCATCATCGGTGctttcctcatcatcatccccgTGTCATGGTCTGCCCACGCGGTCATTCGAGACTTCTACAACCCTTTGTTGATAGAGGCTCAGAGGAGAGAGCTGGGCGCAGCGCTCTATATAGGGTGGGGGTCCGCAGAACTCCTGCtgctgggaggggggctgcTATGCCAGACCTGCCCCCCCAAGGAAAACCAAACATACGGAGGAACCAAATTTGCCCCGGTTAGAGCAGCCTCCTTTCCCATGAACTATGTTTGA
- the mettl27 gene encoding methyltransferase-like protein 27 isoform X1: MSVTRTFADVKKVILSAHRNTEADDKVGFYDTWADNYDQDVGILDYRAPNLAANCLSCSFHGDREEAVVLDVACGTGLVAAQMKKMGFGDFVGVDGSKGMLELASNTGLYQDLKHCVLGVESLPVQSGSFDVVVIVGALSVGQVPVAVVRELCQAAKPGGYVCMTTRGNHDNVDYKASLEHELNLMEVEGLWCRVMVTEVENWERAVSDQEDGYIPGAVYLYQRSLRQRSTSSSSSPK, translated from the exons ATGTCAGTTACCAGAACGTTTGCGGACGTGAAGAAAGTTATCTTAtctgcacacagaaacacagaagcTGACGATAAAGTTGGCTTCTACGACACATGGGCAGATAATTATGACCAG GATGTAGGTATTCTGGACTACCGAGCTCCAAATCTTGCTGCAAATTGCCTGTCCTGTAGTTTCCATGGGGATCGAGAGGAGGCTGTGGTTTTGGATGTTGCATGTGGTACTGGATTGGTCGCTGCACAG ATGAAGAAGATGGGCTTTGGTGATTTTGTGGGTGTTGATGGGAGCAAAGGCATGTTGGAGCTGGCGAGTAATACAGGGCTTTATCAGGACCTCAAGCACTGCGTGCTCGGAGTGGAGTCATTGCCTGTCCAGTCAG GTTCGTTTGATGTAGTTGTGATTGTCGGAGCTCTGAGTGTTGGTCAGGTACCTGTAGCTGTGGTGAGAGAGCTGTGCCAGGCTGCCAAACCAG GGGGCTATGTTTGCATGACAACCAGAGGTAACCACGACAACGTGGATTACAAGGCATCCCTGGAGCATGAGCTGAATCTCATGGAAGTGGAGGGGCTCTGGTGTCGGGTGATGGTCACAGAGGTTGAGAACTGGGAGAGAGCAGTTTCCGATCAGGAGGATGGATACATACCTGGAGCAGTATACCTGTATCAGAGGTCACTAAGGCAACGgagcacatcatcatcatcatcaccaaagTGA
- the LOC124467654 gene encoding claudin-like protein ZF-A89, translating to MGRQILSFTLAFIGFLGTILICALPMWKVTAFIGANIITAQVFWEGLWMNCVLQSTGHLQCKVYDSMLALPQDLQASRALICVSIAVGMVAIGLTVVGANCTNFLSYDSPRKSKIGIAAGVVFIAAGVLCEIPVCWSAHSIITGFYNPLVTDGRKGELGASIYVGWVSGALLIIGGGMLCSSFPC from the coding sequence ATGGGTAGACAGATTCTCTCCTTCACCTTGGCCTTCATTGgtttcctgggcaccatcctcatCTGTGCCCTGCCCATGTGGAAGGTGACTGCCTTTATTGGGGCCAACATTATCACAGCCCAGGTCTTTTGGGAAGGTTTATGGATGAATTGTGTCCTGCAGAGTACAGGCCACTTGCAATGCAAGGTCTACGACTCCATGCTAGCCTTGCCCCAGGACTTGCAGGCTTCCAGAGCTCTCATCTGTGTCTCCATTGCTGTCGGCATGGTTGCAATCGGTCTGACTGTAGTCGGGGCCAACTGCACCAACTTCCTGAGTTATGACTCGCCACGGAAGTCCAAGATTGGCATTGCGGCAGGTGTGGTGTTCATAGCAGCTGGGGTCCTGTGTGAAATTCCTGTCTGCTGGTCGGCCCATTCCATAATCACTGGATTCTACAACCCCCTTGTCACCGATGGGCGCAAAGGGGAGCTAGGGGCCTCCATCTATGTTGGATGGGTGTCTGGAGCTCTGCTCATCATCGGAGGGGGGATGCTGTGCAGCTCATTTCCCTGCTAA
- the LOC124467651 gene encoding claudin-4-like: MASLGTQMVASALSLLGWALVIVTSVLPFWRVTAFVGSNIITAVIIWEGIWMTCASQSTGHVQCKPYDSMLALSSDLQAARALISFAIVIGAVGLLLAFVGGKCTRFLDEAAGKAKVKVSLAAGVTLAVTGLLCLIPTSWTAGTVVRQFYSVATDTERRELGACLYMGFGAAILLILGGGLFIFTSLPRKNDEEDRSPSVRYLVVRSSTGGSSQAASQRSRRTPTMSSTRGLMYKQPPWAVAPSVAGQEVPLGSWGSGGSKAPSTKSQMQRLDSSRSELSEVVSTKSEQLKQVVSEESFAESTKSNLQESSSLNAGKTYI, encoded by the coding sequence ATGGCTTCTCTAGGGACGCAAATGGTGGCCAGTGCCCTGAGCCTGCTGGGCTGGGCCCTGGTCATTGTCACCAGTGTGCTTCCCTTCTGGCGGGTCACAGCCTTCGTGGGCAGCAACATAATCACCGCGGTGATCATCTGGGAGGGCATCTGGATGACGTGTGCGAGCCAGAGCACGGGTCATGTCCAGTGTAAGCCCTACGACTCCATGCTGGCTTTAAGCTCCGACCTGCAGGCCGCCCGCGCTCTCATCTCCTTCGCTATCGTCATCGGCGCCGTCGGACTCCTATTGGCCTTCGTCGGCGGGAAATGCACTCGCTTCCTGGATGAAGCAGCGGGCAAGGCTAAGGTCAAGGTTTCCTTGGCGGCAGGAGTCACTTTAGCGGTGACCGGGCTGCTGTGTCTGATCCCTACGTCCTGGACGGCCGGAACGGTTGTCCGACAGTTCTACAGCGTCGCCACAGACACGGAGAGGAGGGAGTTGGGGGCGTGTCTGTACATGGGCTTTGGAGCAGCCATCCTCCTCATCTTGGGAGGGGGGTTATTCATCTTCACCTCCTTACCCCGGAAGAATGACGAGGAAGACAGGAGCCCCTCAGTGCGTTACCTTGTGGTCCGCTCATCCACTGGAGGATCCAGCCAGGCAGCCTCACAGCGCAGCCGGAGAACCCCCACGATGTCTTCGACCAGGGGACTGATGTACAAGCAGCCTCCCTGGGCGGTGGCACCTTCTGTGGCTGGACAGGAAGTCCCGCTAGGGTCTTGGGGGTCAGGAGGGAGTAAGGCACCGTCCACAAAGTCTCAGATGCAGAGACTAGATTCCAGTAGGTCAGAGCTGAGTGAAGTGGTGTCTACAAAGTCTGAGCAGCTGAAACAAGTTGTGTCTGAGGAGAGTTTTGCAGAGTCAACCAAGTCTAATCTTCAGGAATCGTCATCTTTAAATGCGGGAAAAACATACATATGA
- the mettl27 gene encoding methyltransferase-like protein 27 isoform X2, whose protein sequence is MQLATTVNTEADDKVGFYDTWADNYDQDVGILDYRAPNLAANCLSCSFHGDREEAVVLDVACGTGLVAAQMKKMGFGDFVGVDGSKGMLELASNTGLYQDLKHCVLGVESLPVQSGSFDVVVIVGALSVGQVPVAVVRELCQAAKPGGYVCMTTRGNHDNVDYKASLEHELNLMEVEGLWCRVMVTEVENWERAVSDQEDGYIPGAVYLYQRSLRQRSTSSSSSPK, encoded by the exons ATGCAACTGGCCACGACTGT aaacacagaagcTGACGATAAAGTTGGCTTCTACGACACATGGGCAGATAATTATGACCAG GATGTAGGTATTCTGGACTACCGAGCTCCAAATCTTGCTGCAAATTGCCTGTCCTGTAGTTTCCATGGGGATCGAGAGGAGGCTGTGGTTTTGGATGTTGCATGTGGTACTGGATTGGTCGCTGCACAG ATGAAGAAGATGGGCTTTGGTGATTTTGTGGGTGTTGATGGGAGCAAAGGCATGTTGGAGCTGGCGAGTAATACAGGGCTTTATCAGGACCTCAAGCACTGCGTGCTCGGAGTGGAGTCATTGCCTGTCCAGTCAG GTTCGTTTGATGTAGTTGTGATTGTCGGAGCTCTGAGTGTTGGTCAGGTACCTGTAGCTGTGGTGAGAGAGCTGTGCCAGGCTGCCAAACCAG GGGGCTATGTTTGCATGACAACCAGAGGTAACCACGACAACGTGGATTACAAGGCATCCCTGGAGCATGAGCTGAATCTCATGGAAGTGGAGGGGCTCTGGTGTCGGGTGATGGTCACAGAGGTTGAGAACTGGGAGAGAGCAGTTTCCGATCAGGAGGATGGATACATACCTGGAGCAGTATACCTGTATCAGAGGTCACTAAGGCAACGgagcacatcatcatcatcatcaccaaagTGA
- the nf2b gene encoding NF2, moesin-ezrin-radixin like (MERLIN) tumor suppressor b, with translation MSILGLKKKQPKTFKVKVITMDAEVEFSCEVKWKGKDLFDLVCRTVGLRETWFFGLRYMVKDTYAWLKTEKRVLDQEVPKDSPITFHFLAKFFPEKVELELVQEITQHLFFLQVKKQILDEEIFCSPEASVLLASYAVQAKYGDYDPNFHKPGFLAQDELLPKSVLMQYQMTADMWEEKITAWYAEHRGIARDEAEMDYLKIAQDLEMYGVSYFAITQNKRDTDLLLGVAAQGLHIYSPNSKLNPNKSFTWSGIRNISYSEKEFTIKPLDKKMDVFKFYSSQLRVNKLILQLCIGNHDLFMRRRKVDSIEVQQMKAQAKEEKARKKVERQILAREKQMREEAERAKDEMERRLFQLQDEARLANEALLRSEEAADLLAEKATIASEEAKLLAHKAADAEQERQRLEVTALKTKEEKRLMEQKMREAEQLAVKLVEQSERRSKEADHLKQDLNEAKDAERRAKQKLLDITKTTYPLIAAYSTPPPPPETGDLAYEPESMRLDFKDSDMKRLSMEIERERLEYMEKSKHLQDQLKELKSEIESLKLEEQQQHLAGYSLHSEARGYLPEPPYIPHSNRNSAYMAQMAFFEEV, from the exons ATGTCAATATTAGGCTTAAAAAAGAAACAACCAAAGACTTTCAAGGTTAAAGTCATTACTATGGATGCTGAAGTGGAGTTCAGCTGTGAG GTGAAGTGGAAAGGGAAAGACTTGTTTGATCTGGTGTGTCGCACTGTGGGCTTGAGGGAAACTTGGTTCTTTGGGCTCAGGTACATGGTCAAGGACACGTATGCCTGGCTCAAGACAGAGAAACGG GTACTAGATCAAGAGGTTCCGAAGGACTCGCCCATAACGTTTCATTTCCTGGCCAAGTTTTTCCCAGAGAAGGTGGAACTGGAGTTGGTCCAGGAAATAACTCAGCATCTCTTCTTTCTGCAG GTGAAAAAACAGATTTTAGATGAAGAGATATTCTGTTCCCCTGAAGCCTCTGTCCTCCTCGCATCCTATGCAGTTCAGGCCAAG TATGGAGACTATGACCCAAACTTCCACAAGCCAGGGTTCCTGGCCCAAGATGAGCTCCTGCCCAAAAGT GTCCTGATGCAGTACCAGATGACAGCAGACATGTGGGAGGAGAAGATCACAGCCTGGTACGCTGAACACAGAGGCATCGCCAG AGATGAGGCTGAGATGGATTATCTGAAGATCGCTCAGGATCTGGAGATGTATGGAGTCAGCTACTTTGCCATCACT CAAAACAAGAGGGACACAGACCTGCTTCTGGGAGTGGCTGCCCAAGGTCTTCATATCTACAGCCCCAACAGCAAACTGAACCCCAACAAGTCCTTCACCTGGAGCGGCATCCGCAACATCTCCTACAGCGAGAAAGAG TTCACGATAAAGCCTCTGGACAAGAAGATGGATGTGTTCAAATTCTACTCCTCCCAACTGAGAGTCAACAAATTG atTCTGCAGCTTTGCATCGGTAACCACGACCTCTTCATgcggaggaggaaggtggactCCATCGAGGTGCAGCAGATGAAGGCTCAGGCTAAAGAGGAAAAGGCCAGGAAGAAG GTGGAGCGTCAGATCCTGGCTCGGGAGAAGCAGATGAGGGAAGAGGCGGAGCGAGCGAAGGACGAGATGGAGCGCCGGCTGTTCCAGCTGCAGGACGAGGCTCGGCTGGCCAATGAGGCGCTG CTGCGCTCGGAGGAGGCGGCCGACCTGCTGGCGGAGAAAGCCACCATTGCGTCCGAGGAGGCCAAGCTGCTGGCCCACAAGGCTGCCGATGCGgagcaggagaggcagaggctggaggtcaCCGCCCTCAAGActaaggaggagaagaggctcATGGAGCAGAAGATGAGAGAGGCCGAGCAGCTGGCAGTCAAACTGGTGGAGCAGTCTGAGAGGAG GTCGAAGGAGGCGGACCACTTGAAGCAGGACCTGAACGAGGCGAAGGATGCCGAGAGGAGAGCCAAGCAGAAGCTGCTGGACATAACCAAGACCACATACCCG CTCATAGCAGCGTACTCCACCCCGCCGCCTCCCCCTGAGACGGGAGACCTGGCCTACGAGCCCGAGTCCATGAGGCTGGACTTCAAGGACTCCGACATGAAGAGGCTGTccatggagatagagagggagag actagaGTACATGGAGAAGAGTAAGCACCTGCAGGACCAGCTGAAGGAGCTCAAGTCAGAGATCGAGTCTCTGAAGCttgaggagcagcagcagcatttgGCTGGGTACAGCCTCCACAGTGAGGCCAGGGGCTACCTCCCCGAGCCTCCCTACATACCCCACAGCAAC AGGAACTCGGCCTACATGGCCCAGATGGCCTTCTTCGAGGAGGTGTGA